One Algihabitans albus DNA segment encodes these proteins:
- a CDS encoding ABC transporter ATP-binding protein has product MPDAMLKVEGLTSHYGRIQALRGVDIEVAPGELVALVGGNGAGKTTLLRTLSGVQPSSGGRVVFEGQDITAAKPHIRVKLGIAQVPEGRQVWGPLSVEDNLRLGAVLRRDREIARDLERVYAMFPILKERRRQAAGTLSGGQQQMLAMGRALLTKPRLLLLDEPSMGLAPLLVEQILTSVLDLKEQGVTVFLVEQNAFAALKIADRGYVLETGKVVLSDSGKALLANERVKEAYLGV; this is encoded by the coding sequence ATGCCTGATGCGATGCTGAAGGTCGAGGGACTGACCAGCCATTACGGCCGCATTCAGGCGCTGAGGGGCGTCGACATCGAGGTGGCGCCCGGTGAACTGGTGGCCTTGGTCGGCGGCAACGGCGCCGGCAAGACCACCTTGCTGCGCACGCTCTCCGGCGTTCAGCCGTCGAGCGGCGGCCGAGTGGTCTTCGAAGGCCAGGACATTACCGCGGCCAAACCGCATATACGGGTCAAGCTCGGCATCGCTCAGGTGCCGGAAGGCCGCCAGGTCTGGGGACCCTTGAGCGTCGAGGACAACCTTCGGCTCGGCGCCGTGCTGCGGCGGGACCGCGAAATCGCGCGGGACCTGGAGCGCGTCTACGCCATGTTCCCGATCCTGAAGGAGCGGCGGCGCCAGGCGGCCGGGACTCTCTCCGGTGGCCAGCAGCAGATGTTGGCCATGGGCCGGGCGCTGCTGACCAAGCCGCGCCTGCTGCTGCTCGACGAGCCCTCTATGGGTCTTGCCCCGCTTCTGGTGGAGCAGATCCTGACCTCCGTTCTCGATCTCAAGGAGCAGGGCGTCACCGTCTTTCTGGTCGAACAGAACGCCTTCGCCGCCCTGAAGATCGCCGACCGCGGCTACGTGCTGGAGACCGGCAAGGTGGTCCTGAGCGACAGCGGTAAAGCTCTGCTGGCCAACGAGCGGGTGAAGGAAGCCTACCTCGGCGTCTAG
- the paaN gene encoding phenylacetic acid degradation protein PaaN: MADFFAAHRETLDRALQAVSVRDYWSPYPEVPSGKVYGETAKADGEAAFKAALDSKFDLHQPTDGRWIGSEISPYGFALGTTYPAADVEQLIEASEAARPAWAAAPVETRIGVALEVLQRLNKRSFEIANAVMHTSGQAFLMAFQAGGAHAQDRGLEAVAYAYEELRKIPGAVLWEKPQGKNPPLQLDKTFRIVPRGVALVIGCSTFPTWNSYPGFFASLVTGNSVIVKPHPGAVLPLALTVRIARKVLSEAGFDPNVVLLAVDTADAPIAQTLALRPEVGIIDYTGGPAFGGWLEEQARGKQLFTEQAGVNSVVVESTDNFKGLCGNLAFSLSLYSGQMCTAPQDIFVPAEGIETDQGHKSFDEVCDGLSLALEKLLGDPDRAAAVLGAIQNEATLQRIEDSKGFGTVVRASAQVAHPQFEKARMATPLLLKVEAAASEAYAEECFGPIAFVVATPDAEAGLTRAAALAKTKGAITAGVHSTDETFLAKAEQAFAEAGVSLSENLTGQILVNQSAAFSDYHVSGANPAGNACLTDAAFVANRFRVVAVRRPHAA; the protein is encoded by the coding sequence ATGGCCGATTTCTTCGCCGCTCATCGCGAGACTTTGGATCGCGCTTTGCAGGCTGTCTCTGTGCGCGACTACTGGTCGCCTTATCCCGAAGTCCCGAGCGGTAAGGTCTATGGTGAGACGGCCAAGGCGGACGGCGAGGCGGCCTTCAAGGCTGCCCTCGACTCCAAATTCGACCTCCATCAGCCGACCGACGGCCGCTGGATCGGCTCCGAGATCAGCCCTTACGGCTTCGCGCTCGGGACCACCTATCCCGCGGCCGACGTCGAGCAACTGATCGAGGCTTCGGAGGCTGCACGCCCGGCCTGGGCGGCCGCGCCGGTCGAAACGCGGATCGGCGTCGCGCTGGAGGTGCTGCAACGTCTCAACAAGCGCAGTTTCGAGATCGCGAATGCGGTCATGCACACCAGTGGTCAGGCTTTTCTCATGGCCTTCCAGGCAGGTGGCGCCCACGCTCAGGATCGCGGTCTGGAGGCGGTCGCCTACGCCTACGAAGAGCTGCGCAAGATCCCCGGTGCCGTGCTCTGGGAGAAACCCCAGGGCAAGAACCCGCCGCTGCAGCTCGACAAGACCTTCCGCATCGTTCCGCGCGGCGTGGCACTGGTCATCGGCTGTTCGACCTTTCCGACCTGGAACAGCTACCCCGGTTTCTTCGCCAGCCTGGTCACCGGCAATTCGGTGATCGTGAAGCCGCATCCGGGCGCGGTGCTACCGCTCGCGCTCACGGTGCGGATCGCCCGAAAGGTTCTGAGCGAGGCGGGCTTCGACCCCAACGTCGTGCTGCTGGCCGTCGATACCGCCGATGCCCCTATCGCCCAGACTCTGGCCCTGCGTCCGGAGGTGGGCATCATCGACTATACCGGCGGACCGGCCTTCGGTGGCTGGCTCGAGGAACAGGCGCGCGGCAAGCAGCTTTTCACGGAGCAGGCCGGCGTGAATTCGGTGGTGGTCGAGTCGACCGACAACTTCAAGGGCCTCTGCGGCAACCTGGCCTTCTCCCTGTCTCTTTACAGCGGCCAGATGTGCACGGCGCCGCAAGATATCTTCGTGCCGGCTGAGGGCATCGAGACCGACCAGGGCCACAAGTCCTTCGACGAGGTTTGCGATGGTCTCTCGCTGGCGCTCGAGAAGCTGCTGGGCGATCCCGACCGCGCCGCCGCCGTTCTCGGCGCGATCCAGAACGAGGCGACGCTGCAGCGGATCGAAGACAGCAAGGGCTTCGGCACGGTCGTCCGGGCCTCGGCCCAGGTGGCGCATCCGCAGTTCGAGAAGGCGCGCATGGCGACCCCGCTGCTGCTCAAAGTCGAGGCCGCAGCGAGCGAGGCCTACGCGGAGGAGTGCTTCGGTCCGATCGCCTTCGTCGTGGCGACGCCGGACGCCGAGGCCGGTCTGACCCGCGCCGCCGCGCTGGCCAAGACCAAGGGAGCGATCACGGCCGGCGTGCACTCGACGGACGAAACCTTCCTGGCCAAGGCCGAACAGGCTTTCGCCGAGGCTGGGGTGTCGCTGTCGGAGAATCTGACCGGCCAGATCCTGGTCAATCAGTCTGCCGCTTTCAGCGACTATCATGTCAGCGGCGCCAATCCCGCCGGGAATGCTTGTCTGACCGATGCGGCCTTTGTCGCCAACCGCTTCCGGGTGGTCGCCGTGCGGCGCCCGCACGCGGCCTGA
- the paaG gene encoding 2-(1,2-epoxy-1,2-dihydrophenyl)acetyl-CoA isomerase PaaG has protein sequence MDSVLYKAKDGYALITLNRPDKLNSFTGEMHGRLAEALDRAQEDGQRALILTGAGRGFCAGQDLSDRSFPTGETPDLGATLDKLYNPLVRKIRALELPVICAVNGVAAGAGANVALACDIVLAARSAKFIQAFAKIGLVPDSGGTWSLARLVGEARAKALAMTAQPLSAEQAADWGLIWQAVEDDELMPQAEALAANFAVAPTKGLALTKQAIQAAATNSLEAQLDLERDLQRQAGRTEDYREGVTAFLEKRPPSFKGR, from the coding sequence ATGGACAGCGTGCTCTATAAGGCGAAAGACGGCTACGCGCTGATCACGCTCAATCGCCCCGACAAGCTGAACTCCTTCACCGGAGAAATGCACGGCAGGCTGGCGGAAGCCCTCGACCGGGCACAGGAAGACGGCCAGCGCGCCCTGATTCTCACCGGTGCCGGCCGCGGCTTTTGCGCCGGCCAGGACCTGAGCGACCGCAGCTTTCCGACTGGCGAAACTCCGGATCTCGGCGCAACGCTCGACAAGCTCTACAACCCCTTGGTTCGTAAGATCCGCGCACTGGAGCTGCCGGTGATCTGTGCGGTCAACGGCGTGGCCGCCGGCGCCGGCGCCAACGTCGCCCTGGCCTGCGATATCGTCCTCGCGGCGCGCTCGGCGAAGTTCATTCAAGCCTTCGCAAAGATCGGTCTGGTCCCGGATAGCGGCGGCACCTGGTCCCTCGCCCGGCTCGTCGGCGAAGCCCGCGCCAAGGCGCTGGCCATGACCGCGCAACCGCTTTCGGCCGAGCAAGCCGCCGACTGGGGGCTGATCTGGCAGGCGGTCGAAGACGATGAGCTGATGCCGCAGGCCGAGGCCCTGGCCGCGAACTTCGCCGTCGCTCCGACCAAGGGACTGGCCCTGACCAAGCAGGCCATCCAGGCGGCGGCCACCAACAGCCTGGAGGCCCAACTCGACCTGGAGCGGGACCTGCAGCGGCAAGCCGGCCGCACGGAAGACTATCGCGAGGGGGTCACGGCGTTCCTGGAGAAACGCCCGCCCAGCTTCAAGGGCCGGTGA
- the pcaF gene encoding 3-oxoadipyl-CoA thiolase, whose protein sequence is MTEAFICDGIRTPVGRYGGALSSIRPDDLAALVIRSLVDRHPSVDWESLDDILLGCANQAGEDNRNVARMAALLAELPVEVPGGTVNRLCGSGLDAVGTAARAIKAGEADLMIAGGVESMSRAPFVMPKAETAFARKAEVFDTTIGWRFVNPAMKAAHGIDSMPETAENVAEDFQITRADQDAFALRSQQRARAAQENGRLAKEIVSVPVPQRKGEPLSVERDEHPRDTSLEKLASLPTPFRKGGTVTAGNASGVNDGAAALLIASEAAVARYGLTPLARVRGLATAGVPPRIMGIGPAPASRKLLERHGLKIGDIDVVELNEAFAAQALAVQRQLGLPDDAEQVNPNGGAIALGHPLGMSGARLALTAALELQERGAKRALVTMCIGVGQGIAALLEAA, encoded by the coding sequence ATGACCGAAGCTTTCATCTGCGACGGAATCCGAACCCCGGTCGGCCGCTACGGCGGTGCGCTCTCGTCCATTCGCCCGGACGATCTCGCGGCACTCGTGATCCGCAGCTTGGTGGACCGTCACCCGAGTGTGGATTGGGAGAGCTTGGACGACATCCTTCTCGGCTGCGCCAACCAGGCAGGGGAAGACAACCGCAATGTCGCACGCATGGCCGCACTGCTGGCTGAGCTGCCGGTGGAGGTTCCCGGCGGCACGGTCAACCGCCTCTGCGGGTCCGGCCTCGACGCGGTCGGGACGGCGGCACGTGCGATCAAGGCCGGCGAGGCGGATCTGATGATCGCCGGTGGCGTCGAGTCCATGAGCCGCGCGCCCTTCGTCATGCCCAAGGCGGAGACGGCCTTCGCCCGCAAAGCGGAGGTCTTCGACACCACCATCGGCTGGCGCTTCGTCAATCCGGCGATGAAGGCGGCCCACGGTATCGACTCCATGCCGGAGACGGCCGAGAACGTGGCCGAGGACTTCCAGATCACCCGGGCGGATCAGGACGCCTTCGCGCTGCGCAGCCAGCAGCGCGCCCGCGCTGCTCAGGAAAACGGCCGCCTGGCTAAGGAAATCGTCAGTGTGCCGGTGCCCCAGCGCAAAGGCGAACCGCTGTCGGTCGAGCGCGACGAGCACCCCCGCGACACCAGCCTGGAGAAGCTGGCCAGCCTGCCGACCCCCTTCCGCAAGGGCGGCACGGTAACGGCCGGCAACGCCTCCGGCGTCAACGACGGGGCCGCCGCGCTGCTCATCGCCTCCGAGGCCGCCGTCGCGCGCTACGGCCTCACGCCCTTGGCGCGGGTCCGCGGCCTGGCCACGGCCGGCGTACCGCCACGAATCATGGGGATCGGCCCGGCCCCGGCGAGCCGCAAACTGCTGGAGCGGCACGGCCTGAAGATCGGAGATATCGATGTCGTCGAACTGAACGAGGCCTTCGCCGCACAAGCCCTGGCGGTTCAGAGGCAACTCGGCCTGCCGGACGATGCCGAACAGGTGAACCCCAACGGCGGCGCCATCGCTCTCGGCCATCCCCTGGGGATGTCGGGTGCCCGCCTGGCCTTGACCGCGGCGCTGGAGCTACAGGAGCGTGGTGCCAAGCGCGCCTTGGTGACGATGTGCATCGGTGTCGGCCAGGGCATTGCTGCCCTGCTGGAAGCGGCCTGA
- a CDS encoding ABC transporter substrate-binding protein yields the protein MSLITFLKGTAAMAAVIALSAGWAAGEAAAQIKIGSVLSITGPASFLGDPAEKTLRMYVERLNEAGGVNGEPLELVIYDSEGDANKARTLATRLIEDDEIVAMVGGSTTGTTMAMSPLFEDAEIPFISLAGGIVIIDPVNPYVFKTPHTDRMACEKIYEDMQARGLSKVGLISGTGGFGKSMRGQCLDVADDYGIEVVADETYGPRDTDMTPQLTNIRNAADLQAVLNPGFGQGPAIVTKNFAQLGIDVPLYQSHGVASKSFIELAGAAAEGVRLPASALLVAEQLEEDDPQKQVVVDYKTAFEAEWNRPVSTFGGHAYDGLMILVEALRAAGNSDPEELRDTIEQTSGFMGTAGEVNMSPDDHMGLDLTAFRMLEIRDGDWTIVQ from the coding sequence ATGTCTCTAATCACGTTCCTGAAAGGCACGGCCGCCATGGCGGCCGTCATCGCCCTCTCCGCCGGTTGGGCGGCCGGCGAGGCGGCTGCTCAGATCAAGATCGGCTCGGTTCTCTCGATCACCGGGCCGGCGTCCTTCCTCGGCGACCCCGCGGAGAAGACCCTGCGCATGTACGTCGAGCGATTGAACGAGGCCGGCGGCGTCAACGGCGAACCGCTCGAACTGGTCATCTACGACAGCGAGGGCGACGCGAACAAGGCGCGGACCCTGGCCACGCGCTTGATCGAAGACGACGAAATCGTCGCGATGGTCGGCGGCTCCACGACCGGTACGACCATGGCCATGAGCCCACTGTTCGAGGATGCCGAGATCCCCTTCATCTCGCTGGCCGGCGGCATTGTGATCATCGACCCGGTCAATCCTTACGTCTTCAAGACGCCTCATACCGACCGTATGGCCTGCGAGAAGATCTACGAGGATATGCAGGCGCGCGGCCTGAGCAAGGTCGGGCTGATCAGCGGAACCGGCGGCTTCGGCAAGTCCATGCGCGGTCAGTGCCTGGACGTGGCGGACGACTACGGTATCGAAGTCGTCGCGGACGAGACCTACGGGCCGCGCGACACCGATATGACGCCTCAGCTCACCAACATTCGTAACGCGGCGGACCTGCAGGCCGTGCTCAATCCCGGCTTCGGTCAAGGGCCGGCCATCGTCACCAAGAACTTCGCCCAGCTCGGCATCGATGTGCCGCTCTACCAGAGCCACGGCGTCGCCTCGAAATCCTTCATCGAGCTGGCCGGCGCCGCGGCCGAGGGCGTTCGATTGCCGGCCTCCGCTCTGTTGGTGGCCGAGCAACTGGAGGAGGACGATCCGCAGAAACAGGTGGTGGTCGACTACAAGACTGCTTTTGAGGCCGAGTGGAATCGCCCGGTCTCGACCTTCGGCGGACACGCCTACGACGGTCTCATGATCCTGGTCGAGGCCCTGCGGGCAGCCGGAAACTCCGATCCCGAGGAGCTGCGCGACACGATCGAGCAGACCAGCGGTTTCATGGGAACGGCTGGTGAAGTCAACATGAGCCCGGACGATCACATGGGCCTCGATCTGACCGCCTTCCGCATGCTGGAGATCCGTGACGGCGATTGGACCATCGTTCAATAG
- a CDS encoding phenylacetic acid degradation protein PaaY: MAQVYAFEGLVPAVHPTAFLHPTAVVIGDVIVGADCYVGPGASLRGDMGRLVMERGSNVQDNCTLHCFPQLDTVIEEDGHIGHGAVLHGCRIGRNALVGMNSVVMDGAVIGESAFVAAMAFVKAGFKVPPRMLAGGIPAKVLRALSEEEIAWKSEGTREYQDLAARCRQSLTPAVPLSEPEPDRPRVKSSGLAPLKQTREAGAS; the protein is encoded by the coding sequence ATGGCCCAGGTCTACGCTTTTGAGGGGCTGGTACCGGCGGTGCATCCGACGGCCTTTCTGCACCCGACCGCGGTGGTGATCGGCGATGTGATTGTCGGGGCGGACTGCTACGTCGGGCCGGGCGCCAGTCTGCGCGGCGACATGGGCCGGCTGGTGATGGAGCGCGGCTCGAACGTCCAGGACAACTGCACGCTTCACTGCTTCCCGCAACTCGACACGGTGATCGAGGAGGACGGCCATATCGGCCATGGTGCGGTGCTGCACGGTTGCCGGATCGGGCGCAATGCGCTGGTCGGTATGAATTCCGTGGTGATGGATGGTGCCGTGATCGGCGAGTCCGCCTTCGTGGCAGCCATGGCCTTCGTGAAGGCGGGCTTCAAGGTCCCGCCGCGCATGCTGGCCGGAGGGATCCCGGCCAAAGTGCTGCGTGCCCTGAGCGAGGAGGAGATCGCCTGGAAGTCGGAAGGCACGCGCGAGTATCAGGACCTGGCGGCGCGCTGCCGGCAGTCGCTGACGCCGGCGGTGCCGCTGTCGGAACCGGAGCCGGATCGGCCCCGGGTGAAGTCGAGCGGTCTCGCGCCGCTCAAACAGACGCGTGAGGCCGGCGCATCCTGA
- the paaI gene encoding hydroxyphenylacetyl-CoA thioesterase PaaI encodes MTDPQRLAEICATAMFAKDQAARHLGITVEAVGPGTAKLVMTVDERMINGHAICHGGLIFTLADTAFAYACNAYNRTTVAQHCSVTFLAPAKLGNRLSAEAVERTRAGRNGIYDIRVTDQDGTLIAEFRGHSRSIQGTLVPEKEQTR; translated from the coding sequence ATGACCGACCCGCAACGCCTTGCCGAAATCTGCGCCACGGCCATGTTCGCGAAGGACCAGGCCGCCCGGCATCTCGGTATAACGGTCGAAGCAGTCGGACCGGGAACGGCGAAGCTCGTCATGACGGTCGACGAACGCATGATCAACGGCCACGCCATCTGCCACGGCGGCCTCATCTTCACCTTGGCCGACACGGCCTTCGCCTACGCCTGCAACGCCTACAACAGGACGACCGTCGCGCAGCACTGCTCGGTGACCTTCCTGGCACCGGCTAAACTTGGGAACCGTCTCAGCGCCGAGGCCGTCGAACGCACGCGCGCCGGGCGCAACGGTATCTACGACATCCGAGTGACGGACCAGGACGGCACCCTGATCGCGGAGTTCCGCGGACACTCCCGCAGCATTCAAGGCACGCTGGTGCCGGAGAAGGAACAGACCCGATGA
- a CDS encoding ABC transporter ATP-binding protein: MSQLKVEGLSIDFGGLRAIDKLSFEIAPGTIHSIIGPNGAGKTTLFNLITGIYTPTEGRILLEGEEVTGLPPHRLARRGMCRTFQNLQIFDRMTAAENVMLGRHLQESTGFFSHLLRLPAVIAENRRTRARALELLDHVGLAAQVDTPAGALPYGALKRLEIARALAGEPKMLLLDEPAAGCNAVETQEIDALIQKVAEDGVTVVLVEHDMHLVMNISNHILVLDYGKKLAEGTAEEVRRNPDVIAAYLGQQAEPEAAHA; this comes from the coding sequence ATGAGCCAGTTGAAGGTGGAGGGCCTGTCGATCGACTTCGGCGGCTTGCGCGCCATCGACAAGCTGAGCTTCGAGATCGCGCCCGGCACGATCCACTCGATCATCGGGCCGAACGGCGCCGGTAAGACGACGTTGTTCAACCTGATCACCGGGATCTACACGCCGACCGAAGGGCGGATCCTGCTGGAGGGCGAGGAGGTGACAGGCCTGCCGCCTCACCGGCTGGCCCGGCGCGGCATGTGTCGCACCTTTCAGAATCTGCAGATCTTCGACCGCATGACGGCGGCCGAGAACGTCATGCTCGGGCGCCACCTTCAGGAATCCACGGGCTTCTTCAGTCATCTGTTGCGTCTCCCGGCGGTCATCGCCGAGAACCGCCGGACGCGCGCGCGCGCCTTGGAGCTGTTGGACCACGTCGGTCTCGCCGCGCAGGTGGACACGCCGGCCGGTGCGCTGCCTTACGGCGCGCTGAAGCGGCTGGAGATTGCACGCGCTCTGGCCGGCGAGCCCAAGATGCTGCTGCTCGACGAGCCGGCGGCGGGCTGCAACGCGGTCGAAACCCAGGAGATCGATGCGCTGATTCAGAAGGTGGCCGAGGACGGTGTCACCGTCGTGCTGGTCGAGCACGACATGCACCTGGTGATGAACATCTCGAACCACATCCTGGTCCTCGACTACGGCAAGAAGCTGGCCGAGGGCACGGCCGAGGAGGTGCGGCGCAATCCCGATGTGATCGCCGCCTACCTCGGCCAGCAGGCCGAACCGGAGGCCGCGCATGCCTGA
- a CDS encoding branched-chain amino acid ABC transporter permease, with product METFLQFLFSGLTVGAVYAIVALGFTIIYNASDVINFAQGEFVMLGGMCTVFFSLWGLPLPVAAVAAVIVTSLIGVALNKLAIEPARGANVVTLIIITIGASIFLRGLAQVVFDKQFHRLPSFSGDAPIDVLGATLTPQSLWVMGGAAVIVVLLWYFFTRTTFGKSILATSHNRLAARLVGINVELVLLASFALSAATGALAGILVTPITLTSFDAGTMLALKGFAAAILGGMGNPLGAVVGGLLVGIAEAMGAGYLSSEYKDAVAFVIILAVLFVLPSGLFGRRGTERV from the coding sequence ATGGAAACCTTCTTGCAATTCCTGTTCAGCGGGCTGACCGTCGGTGCGGTCTACGCCATCGTCGCGCTGGGCTTCACCATCATCTACAACGCGTCGGACGTGATCAATTTCGCCCAGGGCGAGTTCGTCATGCTGGGCGGCATGTGCACGGTCTTCTTCTCGCTTTGGGGCCTGCCGCTGCCGGTCGCGGCCGTGGCGGCGGTGATCGTCACCAGCCTGATCGGCGTGGCACTCAACAAGCTCGCCATCGAGCCGGCGCGCGGCGCCAACGTGGTGACGCTGATCATCATCACCATCGGCGCCTCGATCTTCCTGCGCGGTCTGGCACAGGTCGTCTTCGACAAGCAGTTCCACCGCTTGCCGAGCTTCTCGGGCGACGCGCCGATCGATGTTCTGGGTGCGACGCTGACGCCTCAGTCGCTATGGGTGATGGGGGGCGCGGCGGTCATCGTCGTTCTGCTCTGGTACTTCTTCACCCGCACCACCTTCGGCAAATCGATCCTGGCGACCAGCCACAACCGTCTTGCCGCGCGATTGGTCGGCATCAACGTCGAGCTGGTGCTGCTGGCCTCCTTCGCGCTCTCGGCCGCCACGGGCGCGCTGGCCGGAATTCTGGTCACGCCGATCACGCTGACCTCTTTCGACGCCGGCACGATGCTGGCGCTCAAGGGCTTCGCTGCCGCCATTCTCGGCGGTATGGGCAACCCCCTCGGTGCGGTGGTCGGCGGTCTGCTGGTAGGAATCGCGGAAGCGATGGGGGCCGGCTATCTCTCCTCCGAATACAAGGATGCCGTGGCCTTCGTGATCATCCTGGCCGTTCTTTTCGTTCTGCCGAGCGGGCTGTTCGGCCGGCGCGGCACGGAGAGGGTCTGA
- a CDS encoding MarR family winged helix-turn-helix transcriptional regulator, giving the protein MSDERTANLLGALALALTDTLADVTSAQAERGAGAPAALVLVSFYPGQSIDSLAQTLGLSHSATVRLADRLAGDGLLDRRSGADGRTTALHLTRKGQARANAILGERCRALSAALDPLSVKERAHFTRSLEKILGGLTRDRQHADHICRLCDERVCPADGCPVECAAVERSAAEGRPD; this is encoded by the coding sequence ATGAGCGATGAACGTACGGCTAACCTTCTCGGCGCTTTGGCGCTTGCACTGACCGATACCTTGGCCGATGTCACCAGCGCCCAGGCCGAACGTGGGGCTGGCGCGCCGGCGGCTCTGGTGCTCGTGAGTTTCTACCCCGGCCAGTCAATCGACTCCCTGGCCCAGACCCTGGGATTGAGCCATTCCGCGACGGTCCGACTGGCCGACCGCTTAGCGGGCGACGGTCTCTTGGATCGGCGTAGCGGCGCGGATGGCCGAACGACCGCTCTGCATCTCACACGCAAGGGACAGGCACGGGCCAACGCGATCCTGGGTGAACGTTGCCGCGCTCTGTCCGCTGCCCTTGATCCCCTGTCCGTCAAGGAGCGTGCTCACTTCACGCGGTCGCTCGAGAAAATCCTGGGCGGTCTGACCCGCGATCGACAGCACGCCGACCACATCTGCCGCCTTTGCGACGAGCGCGTCTGTCCGGCCGATGGCTGTCCCGTCGAATGCGCTGCCGTCGAACGTTCGGCTGCCGAGGGCAGGCCGGACTGA
- a CDS encoding branched-chain amino acid ABC transporter permease — MPAWLMQPRTGGLLLLAVVMVAVYLAAPNNFYLDVAIQIGLNAMVVVGLNLLIGYAGQISLGHAGFFGLGAYASAVLPVHLGIPPLAAPFVGMLCVGLLAFLVARPVLRLKGHYLAMATLGLGLLVFMLLTNESQLTGGPDGMTVERLRIFGERISGKDWWYLITSVMLLLSVWLTLNLIDSPTGRALRALHDSQIAAQVAGVDVARFKVIAFVYSAMLASLAGSMSALYSGFVTPDKAGFLHSIELVIMVVLGGMGSTFGGIIGAAVLTSLPQFLTVFAEYEHMLLGAILMTVMIFLRRGLLPGLLDSLRRRRAS; from the coding sequence ATGCCCGCTTGGCTGATGCAACCGCGAACCGGGGGGCTGTTGCTGCTCGCGGTGGTCATGGTCGCCGTCTATCTGGCCGCCCCCAACAACTTCTATCTCGATGTCGCGATCCAGATCGGGCTCAACGCCATGGTGGTCGTCGGTCTGAACTTGCTGATCGGCTACGCCGGACAGATCAGTCTGGGACATGCAGGTTTCTTCGGACTGGGGGCCTATGCTTCGGCCGTTCTGCCCGTTCATCTCGGGATTCCGCCCTTGGCCGCGCCCTTCGTCGGCATGCTCTGCGTCGGGCTTCTGGCTTTCCTGGTGGCGCGTCCGGTGCTCCGGCTCAAGGGCCACTACCTGGCCATGGCGACGCTGGGTCTGGGGCTACTGGTCTTCATGCTCCTGACCAACGAGTCGCAGCTCACCGGCGGGCCCGACGGCATGACGGTGGAGCGGCTGCGGATTTTCGGCGAGCGCATCAGCGGCAAGGACTGGTGGTACCTGATCACCTCGGTGATGCTGCTGCTGTCGGTCTGGCTGACGCTGAACCTGATCGACAGTCCGACCGGCCGTGCGCTGCGTGCGCTGCACGACAGCCAGATCGCGGCGCAGGTCGCTGGAGTGGATGTGGCGCGCTTCAAGGTGATCGCCTTCGTCTACTCGGCCATGCTGGCCAGCCTCGCCGGCTCCATGTCGGCGCTCTACTCCGGCTTCGTGACGCCGGACAAGGCCGGTTTCCTGCATTCCATCGAACTGGTGATCATGGTCGTGCTGGGCGGCATGGGCTCGACCTTCGGCGGCATCATCGGCGCCGCGGTGCTGACCTCGTTGCCCCAGTTCCTGACGGTCTTCGCGGAATACGAGCACATGTTGCTGGGCGCGATCCTGATGACCGTCATGATCTTCCTGCGCCGCGGTCTGCTGCCCGGACTGCTGGACTCCCTGCGGCGGAGGCGCGCCTCATGA